The Cherax quadricarinatus isolate ZL_2023a chromosome 35, ASM3850222v1, whole genome shotgun sequence genomic sequence gtgcccCGACTATCATTATGGTAGTGCTAGTCTGCATCACCTCAGTAATATTCCATCGTGAACGTAAAAATCAAAAGAGACTTAAAAATAACCAAACAGTAGGTTATTTTGACCAAATTCTAATGACTCCTTACTTTAAGAACGAATTCTATCCTGCTGTGTTTGCCAACTGCACGGTGATATTGTATTTAGTGTTCTGGCTGCCGTTCACTGCACTTAATATTATCAACCCCATGATAACTAAACACTGGGCCAATGAAACAACCAACGACACAAGCAACAAAGACTTCAAAGTGTTCTCGGGCTGGGGGGCGACTAATTTTACAATGACCAAGGCTATGCTTGACGAAACTACCCTTAGAGCCATCAATAAAACCAACACCAGCGCTTCCCACATCTCCACTGACATGTCCAACATTACTGTGGACCATAGCTTCATTCCCGAAGTAACAGACACTCCTGTGTTTGATACCGTAGCTGTGTGGTTTCGATACATTTTCATCGTTCTAGTGCCAATTTTAGTGTTTGTTATTTTAAGTGAAGTGAGGGCCAAGTGTGAAGCTCTCATCATGTGCTGCAGACCCAACTCCGTCGACGTGGCTTCGCCCAAACCCACACGTCCATACATCAGTCGTGTGCCGAGCACGAAAACTGCAAACAAGAACGGCAAGTCGCAGAAGAAACAGAAAAGCGGCAAAAACACCATTAATTTCAAGACGCCCATCCTGTTCTCTACTTCTGAAGGACTGCATATCCGCACAGTGGAAGATACTTACTTGAATATGAAAGATAATAAACCATTGTTGGGATTCAGCAGAGAAAACAATGACAATCCCAAATTTGTGTACAGTCTTTGTGACGTTATGCTTGGTTATGAGGAACTCATGGACTTCGACGGCCAGTATCATATAGATGATAATTTTGACTTTGAACAAGAACCAGTAGTTATTAACATGGCAATTGGTAACGCCGTAGTTATGGGGGCACAACGTGCGGCTGTAGAGAAAAAGATTCAGTTACCTGAAGAAAACGAGCCCGTTGTCAACACGGCTATTGAAGTTGAATACCGACCACCGACTCCACCCAAAGTTCCCGATGAAGACTCAGCTGAAAACGTCAGTGATGCCGTGGACGCCGAAGTGGCGAACAAGCAGAAAAAAGGGAAGAAGGTAGTAAGATTTGCGACAATGCTGAACGAAGTGATTCCCCCAAGGCCCAACTCAGCTGAGAGTTCACCTGTCAATTCTTCTGCGAGCACCACTCGATCCAATGACTCTGGAATCGTGGCTGACGCCGAACGACACTCACCCCAGCAAGCCGACGTTAACAAAAAGCCAACCGTGGCTGCTAAACCCAACAAACCGCAAGTTGCCCCAAAGCACACAGAAAGAACTCCAGCCAAGACCACTACGAGCCGGAGACCGGCTGTGACTTCGAGCCGGAAACCGGCCGTGACTTCCAAAAAGCCGACTCCATCCCCAGTCAAGCCTCCAGGCGTTAAAACACCCAAGAAGGCTGTGCCATCTAATGTTCGCAACATTAAGAGTCGTCACATCAACGTGTTGCCTACTTCCCCGACAACACCCAGAAGGTTCTCCAAACTCAACAGTGGTGACCAACATGCTAGTGCTGAGAGTCACGTCTCCAGGTACGTACCCAcctgctgattattattattattattattattactaatgttGAGTTTAGATCCTGATTTGAGTTGATCAATATCGTATTCTTTATAATGTCCAGTATAAAGCGGGTTATGGCGGCAGCATTGGAGAAGTATAACtgatgttgtcagtccatcaccttcgaagtagttttgaggtggtcagtccctcagcctggggaagagttgGTGTCAGACAGGTATAATTATATAAACTTGCtcgcaggtgtaaggaaacaaacCCAATATTTCACTCGTGCTGGGAACGATCCCAGACtcatcagtgtgtgagccgacGACGCTGCCAGCCAAGCCACGAGCACCCGCtgaactcacacactgagggtaaGGGACTGATTCTcggcacgggtgaaacgttggaCATGTTTACTTACACCTAATgtaagtcgactgttgtgggtcgcatcctggggacaagatgaACTTAGGCTTCTGGAAATACTCTGTATGGCCGGGAACTTTTTATAAAGTATGCGAATAGCGTCAACTAGTTCTCTATTAGTTATATCATGTAGTTTGTACAAATAAAGATTATTTATTTATCTTCGTAAGAAAGGTGTCTGATACATGGCATCAATTACGTCAACCTTTTGTagatgttttccagagcatttgtgTATTTATTGTTTTCTGCGTCACATTCAAACAATGTAGTTAAGCATTTCTCGTTGTTAAGCAGTTCTTGTGGTCTTATAGCCCCTAATAAAGGGATACAAGACCATGAGAAATGCTTAACAAACGAGGGTGCATAAACTGCAATTTTTATTTAGTTATGCTTAAAATCTCAAAGAAAATGAATATACCACCAGCTATAGAAAACGGACAAAACAATCACAAACTTGTTCAATCTGTAATTATTTGCGAGTGTCAAAGTTGCTCATCTTCAGGAgtctttatataataataataataataataataataataataataataataataataataataataataataataataataatatatttatttctaccagtacatgtacaaggtatacagaccataactgacatcagtgacatactactatatagaaagccgtttgttatgatgagcatttcccgcaaattaggtcagttttgtcccaggatgcgacccacaccagtcgactaacatccaggtacccattttatactgttaggtgaacatggacagcaggtgtcttaaggaaacacgtcccagTGCTTTCAAGTTGTACTGGGGATTCGATTTccagacctcaatgtgtgagctagtTTGTCAGCGATCatgtgggcgatagtcaccccatacccatcctggaggcggtagtcaccccatacccatcctggaggcggtagtcaccccatacccatcctggaggcggtagtcaccccatacccatcctgggggaggtagtcaccccatacccatcctgggggcggtagtcaccccatacccatcctgtggacggtagtcaccccatacccatcctgtgggcggtagtcactccatacccatccttcaggcggtagtcaccccatacccatcctgtgggcagtagtcaacccatacccatcctgtgggcgtaagtcacgccatacccatcctgtggacggtagccaccccattcccatcctgtgagcggtagtcaccccatacctatcctgtgggcggtagtcaccccatacccatcctgggggcggtagtaatcccatacccatcctggggcggtacacaccccatacccatcctgggggaggtagtcaccccatacccatcctgggggcggtagtcaccccatacccattctgggggcggtagtcaccccatacccatccagggggcggtagtcaccccatacccatcctctgggcggtagtcaccctatatccatcctgtgggtggtagtcaccccatacccatcctgggggcggtagtaatcccatacccatcctgtgggcggtagtcaccctatatccatcctgtgggcggtagtcaccctatatccatccaatggttggtagtcaccccgtactcatcctgggggtggtagccatcccatacccatcctgtgggcggtagtcaccccataccaatcctgtgggcggtagtcaccccatacccatcctgtgggcggtagtcaccccatacgcatcctctgggcggtagtcaccccgtacccatcctgtgggcggtagtcacctcatatacccatcctgtgggcggtagtcaccccatacccatcctgtgggcggtagtcaaaagattacagaggtacatattgggtccagggactgtaccttaacattacaaaggtacatgttgtgtccagggactgtacatcaacattacagaggtacgtaatgtgtctaggtactgtacctcaacattacagatgtacataatctgtccagggactgtacctcaacattacagaggtacataatgagtccagggactgtacctcaataatacagaggtacataatgggtctagggactgcacctcaacattacagaggtacataatgggtccagggactgtacctcagtattacagaggtacataacgggtctagggactgtacctcaacattacagaggtacataatgggcctagagactgtacctcaacattacagaggtacataatgggtccagggactgtacctcaacattatagaggtacataatgggtctagggattGTTTCTCATCATTgtaaaggtacataatgggtctagggactgtttctcaacattacagaggtacatattgggtccagggactgtacctcaacattacagaggtacatattgtatccaaggactgtacctcaacattacagaggtacatattgggtccagggactgtacctcaacattacagaggtacatattgTGTCCAGCGATggaacctcaacattacagaggtacatattgtgtccagggactgtacctcaacattacagaggtacataatggatccagggactgtacctcaacattacagaggtacataatggatccagggactatacctcaacattacagaggtacatattgTGTCGAGGGAATGTACttcaacattgcagaggtacataatgggtccagggactgtacctcaacattacagtggtacatattGTGTCCAGGGAGAGTACTTAagcattgcagaggtacatattgtgtccaaggactgtacctcaacattacagtggtacatattGTGTCCATGGACTGTATCTcaccattacagaggtacataatgggtcaagggactgtacctcaacattacagaggtgcataatgggtctagggattgtatctcaacattacaaaggtacatattatgtccagggactgtacctcaacattacagaggtacataatgggtccagggactgtacctcaaaatTACAGACATAaataatgggtacagggactgtatctcaacattacataggtacataatgggtccaggtactgtacctcaacaatacagaggtacatattgtgtccagggactgtacttcaacattatagaggtacataatgggtccagggactgtacctcaacattacagaggtacataatgggtccagtggctgtacctcaacattacagaggtacatattgtgtccagggactgtacctcaacattacagaaatacataatgggtccagggactgtacctcaacattacagaggtacataatggatcaagggactgtacctcaacattacagaggtacataatgggtccagggaccttacctcaacattacagatgtaCATATTGTATTCTGGGACTGTaccccaacattacagaggtacataatgggtccagggactgtatctcaacattacagaggtacataatgggtccagggactgtacctcaacatgacagaggcacataatgggtatagggactgtacctcaacattacagacgtacataatgggctcagggactgtacctcaacaatacagaggtacataatgggccctgGGAATGtaactcaacattacagaggtacataataggtctagggactgtacctcaacattacagacgtacataatgggttcagggactgtacctcaacattacagaggtacaaaatgggtctaggaactgtacctcaacattacagaggtacattatgggtccaggaactgtacgtcgacatcacagaggtacataatatgtccagggactgtacttcaaccttacagaggtacataatgggtccagggactgtacctcaacaatacagaggtacataatgggcctaGGGACTGTGCCTCAAAATTACACATGTACATattgtgtccagggactgtacctcaacattatagaggtacataatgggtccagggactgtacctcgacgttatagaggtacataatgggtccagggactgtatctcaacattatagaggtacataatgggtctagggactgtacctcaacattacagaggtacataatgggtccagggaccgtcCCTCAGCATtatagaggtatataatgggtctagggactgtacctcaaaattacagacgtacataatgggtctagtgactgtacctcagcattatagagatacataatgggtccagggaccgtatctcaacattatagaggtacataatgggtctagggactgtacctcaacattacagaggtgcataattgGTCCaaatactgtacctcaacattacagaggtacataatgggttaaGTGACTTTACCTCAACATTaatgaggtacataatgggtctagggactgtacctcaacattatagaggtacataatgggtccagagactgtacctcaacattatagaggtacataatgtttctagggactgtacctcaacattatagaggtacataatgggtctagggactgtacctcaacattacagaggtacataatgggtctagggactgtacctcaacattatagaggtacataatgggtccagagactgtacctcaacattatagaggtacataatgggtccagagactgtacctcaacattatagaggtacataatgggtccagagactgtacctcaacattatagaggtacataatgggtccagagactgtacctcaacattatagaggtacataatgggtctagggactgtagaGACTGTACTGTactcaacattatagaggtacataatgggtctagagaggtacataatgggtctagggactgtacctcaacattatagaggtacataacgggtccagagactgtacctcaacattatagaggtagataatgggtctagggactgtacctcaacattatagaggtacaaaatgggtccagagactgtacctacacattatagaggtacataatgggtccagagactgttcctcaacattatggaggtacataatgggtctagggactgtacctcaacattacagaggtacataatgggtctagggactgtattACTACATAATGGGTCAGAGACtgtatagaggtacataatgggtctagggactgtacctcaacattatagaggtacataatgggtctagggactgtacctcaacattatagaggtacataatgggtctagggactgtacctcaacattatagaggtacataatgggtctagggactgtacctcaacattatagaggtacataatgggtctagggactgtacctc encodes the following:
- the LOC128695047 gene encoding uncharacterized protein; translated protein: MVCEGYQIHFELLLETINNTLVPILRPIISPCPVDPWPIVAGSFLSLIFLIAFILNLMVVVTVCTSYTLKRFLYCHLLINLSLACMIDCFLNLSVSIGYVFTAPWRFGYGVSHFNSFTMNMMNSEMAFSVILLAFDRLAAAKKYTVYLNAEKSKLGVVIFTTWVVSFLMASPLVCGYIHSMPYRNRYSCSIADPYDDYYLIVPLVVVVCAPTIIMVVLVCITSVIFHRERKNQKRLKNNQTVGYFDQILMTPYFKNEFYPAVFANCTVILYLVFWLPFTALNIINPMITKHWANETTNDTSNKDFKVFSGWGATNFTMTKAMLDETTLRAINKTNTSASHISTDMSNITVDHSFIPEVTDTPVFDTVAVWFRYIFIVLVPILVFVILSEVRAKCEALIMCCRPNSVDVASPKPTRPYISRVPSTKTANKNGKSQKKQKSGKNTINFKTPILFSTSEGLHIRTVEDTYLNMKDNKPLLGFSRENNDNPKFVYSLCDVMLGYEELMDFDGQYHIDDNFDFEQEPVVINMAIGNAVVMGAQRAAVEKKIQLPEENEPVVNTAIEVEYRPPTPPKVPDEDSAENVSDAVDAEVANKQKKGKKVVRFATMLNEVIPPRPNSAESSPVNSSASTTRSNDSGIVADAERHSPQQADVNKKPTVAAKPNKPQVAPKHTERTPAKTTTSRRPAVTSSRKPAVTSKKPTPSPVKPPGVKTPKKAVPSNVRNIKSRHINVLPTSPTTPRRFSKLNSGDQHASAESHVSRYVPTC